The Malassezia restricta chromosome I, complete sequence genome contains the following window.
GGCGAACCATATCACTTGTCAATGAACTTCAAACTGACTTACTTGCTCTTTTAAGGCatggcgagcgcgaagctGAAAATATCCGCCGAGCAGAAGTCATGCCTATTTCGAGCAAAGACATTTTAGAGTACGCGCAACGCTTGGCTCGATACACTTCAGCCCCTAGAGGCTATACCTTGGAATCTTTGACAACTCCAGCAGCAGAGCCACATCAGCCAGGACAAGGTTCTGGCCAAAAAGGCGACTACAACGACCAAGCCGAACGCGCGAAGTTCTACTACGACCCGGTAATGCCTACCACGCCACACGAGCTGCCTTTTCCCAGTGACCGACTTATGCGACAAGGAATTTTGTACGCAGATGCCGCATCAAGCACCACAGAACCCGCTCGAGACACTGAACATGATACCACGAACAAAGACGCGGTTGGTGCACCTGCTGAGGAAGTTAAGGACATACCCGTGCTTGACTCGTTTGCtatggacgaggacgacgccTTTGATTTAGACTTGAATCCGTAGCCTCTTCTTGACGAATGACTGCTCTGCATGTGACCCGCGTCCACCCACCACGCACGGGCAACACATTCGTCTGTGCCTGTGTGGAGGAAGAGCCTACTAGGCCTACATTCTTGTATGTGGCAGGCAAAACAGCGCCAGCCCGCAGGCTTGGGCAGGTCGGCCTGGCGGAGCTCGAGACTAGGAATTTCTAGGACTAGATTCTTGACCTTTGTGTGAGACTTAGCGGGTGAgagccgcgtcgtccttGCATGAACTTGGGCTACTTGACGGCAGATGATACCTTCGGTACATCTCACCATACTTATCCCACGGGTGGTGTGGGTACGGAAAATCATATCCTGCCAGTTCAAACACCACCACAAATTCAGAGGCGGGCGCCCTCAGGCGCGGTGCCTGCGTCGCACCAACAAACAAGTGCCCATTTAATGCAGTCATTGACACCACTGGGTTCGCCCTGGTCAGCAGCATCTCCCTCCGTCACTCAGGCCTCCCATGATCCGGCTTCGCCGACTACTGTATATGATCGTCGCGATCAGGTGGGTCTGGGCGAATTAACAACGCCACGATGGATGCTGTCACAGGCTCATACAGAATCTGGCTTACCGCAGCGCGTACTCCCGCTCGATTCGCCAATTCATTCACAGTCTTCTGAGGAACGCACGACACGGGAGCGCAACGCACGCGCCATTTCGTATTCACTTGGTCAGTCAAAGCATGAACAAGCCACCCTAATGCCGTCGTTCGCGTCTATGCAGCTTCAAGACATTGGAGTTGGTGTCTCGTCTCCATCATTAGAGTCAACTGAAGATCCCGTCGTCGACGAATTCACGACACACCGAACCGGTCTTCGATCGCAGCCGTCCTCGTCAGCGAACATTCACACCCCACCCTCTCTTCCCGTGCGTAAGCCGCGTGTGTCCCAGACTGTATCGGCTCAAAATTCATGTGCCAAGAGCTCTCCCTTTGTCCAGGGCATGATCTCAGATCCTCATGAGGACGCGCATGCCCAAGTGTCGCCGCTCTTGACGCAGCATTCACAGTCTGGCGCGCATCCAGACATCTTTGCTGAAACTACCCTTTCTACCACGTCTCCCACCATTAATAAAACACAAGAATTTTCTCGTTTCGAGCCTCAGGTCGATTCGGGCTCGTGGGCTGTGGATGTGAACCCATCCAGTCCTACGAGACACATTGAGCCGACGCAAACAAAATCACTACGGCAAGAATTGTCATCCAAGGTGCAAAAATCTCCCAAGTCGCGTCCACGGAATGAATCTCGTGCAGATGATCATGACGAAACGAGTTCCTTGGCTGGTCGTCTTTCTCGGCGCTCGCTAGGGGCATTTAGCCATCTCTTCAAGACGAGTCCGCGTCGTTCGAATCAAGAAGATGAAGACGCTGCATCCATTGATGGACCTCTGACCACATCGCCTTCACGCTCACGTCTCTTCTTCacgcgtcgacgtcgccaGAGTTTGCAAAATGCGCGAAATCCTATGCCGCGTCGGCCGGATGCAACTGCACAAGATCGACCCGAAGTTTCAAACATCAAGGCCCCCGCGGCGCCCACCATTCCTCCCAAATCATCTCGTCGTGAAGGCGCAGACGTGGTGCATCCCTTACGATCAGAACCGTCGCCGTACTACACGGCCAAGGCCCAGGGCAGTCGAATCCCccgctcctcgtccatggTGCGCATCCTCTCCCGCAAGTCGAGCGAGCCCGATAATGCGCGTGAATCGAAGTTGCCTACGAGTGCATCGATGCAGAGTATCAGTTCGACGAAATCGTCGTCTTTCAGCACCCACAATCAGACGAAATCGTTTATGGAGCTGCCCAAAGAACCATCGCCCGTCAAATTCCGCTCTTTGCGCAAATCATTTGCCAGTGCCGATGCTGCTGAGGCGTTGCGTCGGCACCAGGCTTCTGTAACCACCGCGACCGAGCCGGACATATCGTCCAAGGTCACGACAAATTCCGAGACCCGCACTTCGACCGTCTATGAGTCGAATATCCCCGTGCCAAGAgacgcacgccgacgcgtACCGAATACACAGtcgcgccgagctggcAGGACACTTATTGACGATACCCAAGCGGCTGACGAAGAGATGGAGCGGCACATTCAGCGCGTTTTTCGTCGAAAGCTTGCTGCAGGTGCAAGACATGAGAGCTTAGAAAAGCAACTGTCTTTTCCTCAGCCTGAGGCTCCAAGCAAGCGTCTATCGCCGCGTCAGGCTGCGGTCATCTACGGCAATCAGCTGTGTCCTTACGAGCAAGATGAAATCCATCAGTACGACTCGGTCTACTACGTCGGCTCGTATGCGCGACACAAACACTACGCAGTGCCAGAGAAGAATGACCGCAACTATGGCTACGACGACGAACGTGGAGACTATATTGTCAACCTACGTGATCACTTGGCGTATCGTTACGAAATTATCAAGTTGCTGGGCCGAGGCAGCTTTGGCCAGGTACTTCAGTGCCTGGACCACAAGACAGGCAACTACGTGGCCATCAAATTAATTCGGAACAAGCGTCGCTTCTATCACCAGGCCATGATTGAAGTCAAGATCATGGAGCACCTTACCCGTCTCGATTCTGATAACCAACATCATGTTGTGCACATGACCGAATCCTTCTCGTTCCGAAATCATTTGTGTGTGACGAtggagctgctgagcaTAAATTTGTATGAACTGATCAAAGCTAACAGTTTTGAGGGCTTTTCTACGACCTTGATCCGCCGCTTCACTCAACAAACTCTCTCCTGTCTTGCCCTCATGCGCCAGGCTCGGATTGTGCATTGCGACTTGAAACCCGAAAACATACTTCTCGCGAATCCACGCCGCAGTGATGTGCGTGTCATCGACTTCGGATCGAGCTGCTACGCAGATCAGCGGGTGTATACGTACATTCAGAGCCGCTTTTATCGTTCGCCTGAAGTGATTCTTGGTATTGACTATCACATGGCCATTGATATGTGGAGCTTGGGATGCATTCTCGCCGAACTCTACACGGGATATCCGATCTTTCCTGGCGAAAATGAAAACGATCAACTGGCATGCATCATGGAAGTTCTGGGTGTGCCTGATCGTCACTTGCTCGAGAAAAGTACGCGTACGAAGCTGTTCTTCGACAGTACCGGTGCACCGCGTCCTGTGGTGTCATCGCGTGGACAACGCGGCCGACCCAACTCCAAGTCCCTGGCCACGGTGCTACGCACGAATGACGAGTGGTTCCTCGACTTCGTGGCCCGCTGCCTCATATGGGATCCAGAGCGCCGTATGAAACCAGATGCTGCATTGCATCACCCTTGGTTCCTCCAAAATGCGGACGTTGCCATTCCCCGTGTGCCAAGAGCAAGTCGCGTTGCCCGACCTGAAACATCGCGCGATACTTCGGGCTCGATGCTACCGCGCGCAACGTCTGCCTCCATCCGCCCCTAGTACCATAGATTTCATTCCTCGTACCATGTTCTGTGCTTTTCCACATGTACACTACTACCTCTACACAAGGAAGGCGTCCAAGCCATTCGCACTGATTTTCTCGGGTGCCTGAGAGTGCAGCTGCGACACGAAGGCTACCAGCTGTCCCCGCAGCTGACCGCCCAACATGTCTTCATCGCTGCTCAGCACATGACGGAACAGCTGAAGAATCGTGTCAACATGCTGCATAGCCGCAGGGTTGTTGGTTTGAATCAGCTGAATCATGCACAGCAGAATAGGCGTCCACTCGGCGTAATCTTTTTCCAGAGGCAAGGCTGAGAAAAGAACGGGCAGAGCCTGATCCAAGGGGACTGCATTAGCGTCCTTTATCATCATACGAGCGAGACAGCCACATGCGTTGTCCCGAGCCGTCTTCAGCTCGTCAGACTCACCACTGCTTTTGTGAAAGTACGACTGGAGTGCCGTCAGCAGCGGCATATAGTGTTGTGAAAGGTCCGAGTCACTGTGCTCAATCAATACACCAGCAGCAAAGGCCGCATTGGAGCGTACAGATGCGTCCTCATCGCCCACCGCATGTGAGAGAATCGCGAGAATATCTTGTGTGAAGGGCGTAATGGCACGCTTCATGTTGACAGTAATTTCGCCCAATGAGCCGATGGCTGTGGCGCGGTCCGTCACAGAGCGACCGGGACTGTAATACTTGCACAGCAACGGCAGGAATTGGCGCATTGGAGTCATGAACGAGTCGCACAGCACATAGGCCATAGCACCGACCAAATCCATCGCGGCGCTGATCAGCACCGACTCGTATTCACTCGAATCCTCAGTTTCTTCGTCCTCATCCGCCTCTGGGTCAATCTGCGAAGGCGCCTTCTTTTCGAGAATTTGCATTGTTAGCTGGCATGTCGGTTCGATCCACTGTGGCGAAATCAAACCGGGACCGCACTTATTCAGGCACGAGGCAAACGATTGGCAAATCTCGATAGCAGCCGTGCGGTCGTCTTCCGCCTCCCACGTCTCCATAATCGCGGGCATAATTACCTGCGCAATTTTTTCGACATTCGGGTCGAGCTGTACACCGTTCGTGTCGCCAGGCACCCACGCAGGACTGTCGCAGAGCGAATGAAGTGTACTAATGAATGTGAAAAGTGAGGCCACTGCGCTTTTCCGAATGCCCTGGTAAAAGTGCGTTGTCACACCAATCAGCTCTTCCGTGGCCTTTTCTAGGTATGGCAAAAAGGCGCCCCGTGTGAACTGGAAGAGCTCGCCCAACGAATCCGCAGCTACTTCTTTTTCGATAGCCACGGCCGTTGACACATTCAAGAAAGAATTGGTGAGCTCTTCCATGTCGACAAAGccatcgtcttcgtcgtcgccacCACCATAGCTaagcgcagctgctccatcaTCCATGCCTTCGTGTTCAGATTGGCTAAAGCTTGCAAGCATCTTGGGCACCACATGCTCCAAGTACGGTCCGAAATCCTCTTTAAAGACACGCGACATGACGGCAAAGAAGATGTATGCACATTCACGCAGACGTGGTTCGTCCATAGCAAGGCTTTCCACCGTAACTCGCATCATGTCGGGCAAGTATGGACGGAACATATCAGCGCCCACAGCCTCGGCAAAGGTACCGATCGTGTCTGTCGTAATGCCACGCAAATCAATCTCCTCACCCTCCTCCGTGAGCGCTAGGAATGGCTGGACACGCTGCATCAATGCAGGGAAGTAGGGTGCGAAGCCTTCCTTggctgcgtgtgcagcgctgCCAATAGCACCAGTGATCGTAGCCTTGACGGCGATAGGCGCAGTCTCTAGCAGACCGGTCAGGCGCTCCATAATGGCCGGTAGATATTGAGCAATGTCGTCGCCCATGACCTCGAGCAGAGCATCGAGAGCCGTACACGCGGGACGCTGCGTCTCTGGTGCATTAATCAGTTCCATAATCAAAGGCAGGAACACAGCATGCTTCGCGGCGCATTCATCGTCCAGCATTTCACACAGGCATCCCAATGTAATGCACGATGCCTTGCGTACGACGGGGGACTCGTCCTTCATACCGTGCTCAACAAATGGCAGCAGCTCATTCATGTGGGGACGAATGTACTCGGAGCATCCCTCAACACTCACACCAAACGCCATCATGGCAGCCTTGCGATGCATCGCATCTGGGTTGTTGGCGTAAgcctgcacctgctcaaACAGCACCGGGAAGACATGATTAGGGGGAAGCTCTGTGGCAAGCTGGTCGATGACGCGAAGAGCGAGACGCGAAGGCGTGTCTTCCTCAACGTCATCAGAGTCTTCCTCTGTAGCCACGGGCATCAGTTTTTCGATCATAGGCTTGGCGAGGCCCGTGCTTTGAATACGCGAGCGCTTGTACTGAATAGTCCACACAAGCGAATTGAGGCACATAAGGCGCAGATCCTCTTCGTGGTCGCGGTTGGCGCTGTTTTGCACGAAGCAAGCCACAAGTTCGGAGAGATGAGCCGAC
Protein-coding sequences here:
- a CDS encoding mediator of RNA polymerase II transcription subunit 4, whose protein sequence is MMRPLRDEVHDYVHAIEDRTTKLFTRIAEEGSLERSGTVLDTIAWDDVLSMTQAQTELVKLVEMTALHQENQSRIDALIESIKACEERQRRTISLVNELQTDLLALLRHGEREAENIRRAEVMPISSKDILEYAQRLARYTSAPRGYTLESLTTPAAEPHQPGQGSGQKGDYNDQAERAKFYYDPVMPTTPHELPFPSDRLMRQGILYADAASSTTEPARDTEHDTTNKDAVGAPAEEVKDIPVLDSFAMDEDDAFDLDLNP
- a CDS encoding dual specificity tyrosine-phosphorylation-regulated kinase 2/3/4, with the protein product MNLGYLTADDTFGTSHHTYPTGGVGTENHILPVQTPPQIQRRAPSGAVPASHQQTSAHLMQSLTPLGSPWSAASPSVTQASHDPASPTTVYDRRDQVGLGELTTPRWMLSQAHTESGLPQRVLPLDSPIHSQSSEERTTRERNARAISYSLGQSKHEQATLMPSFASMQLQDIGVGVSSPSLESTEDPVVDEFTTHRTGLRSQPSSSANIHTPPSLPVRKPRVSQTVSAQNSCAKSSPFVQGMISDPHEDAHAQVSPLLTQHSQSGAHPDIFAETTLSTTSPTINKTQEFSRFEPQVDSGSWAVDVNPSSPTRHIEPTQTKSLRQELSSKVQKSPKSRPRNESRADDHDETSSLAGRLSRRSLGAFSHLFKTSPRRSNQEDEDAASIDGPLTTSPSRSRLFFTRRRRQSLQNARNPMPRRPDATAQDRPEVSNIKAPAAPTIPPKSSRREGADVVHPLRSEPSPYYTAKAQGSRIPRSSSMVRILSRKSSEPDNARESKLPTSASMQSISSTKSSSFSTHNQTKSFMELPKEPSPVKFRSLRKSFASADAAEALRRHQASVTTATEPDISSKVTTNSETRTSTVYESNIPVPRDARRRVPNTQSRRAGRTLIDDTQAADEEMERHIQRVFRRKLAAGARHESLEKQLSFPQPEAPSKRLSPRQAAVIYGNQLCPYEQDEIHQYDSVYYVGSYARHKHYAVPEKNDRNYGYDDERGDYIVNLRDHLAYRYEIIKLLGRGSFGQVLQCLDHKTGNYVAIKLIRNKRRFYHQAMIEVKIMEHLTRLDSDNQHHVVHMTESFSFRNHLCVTMELLSINLYELIKANSFEGFSTTLIRRFTQQTLSCLALMRQARIVHCDLKPENILLANPRRSDVRVIDFGSSCYADQRVYTYIQSRFYRSPEVILGIDYHMAIDMWSLGCILAELYTGYPIFPGENENDQLACIMEVLGVPDRHLLEKSTRTKLFFDSTGAPRPVVSSRGQRGRPNSKSLATVLRTNDEWFLDFVARCLIWDPERRMKPDAALHHPWFLQNADVAIPRVPRASRVARPETSRDTSGSMLPRATSASIRP
- a CDS encoding importin-4, which encodes MRNSLACVINEIACKELPHNMWPELLPWMFESAESPNAVQRQTAMLVLFYVLETFVDSEELKSHLPRIMALFAKGIQDPESLEVRVTTVRALSKVAENIDSDDQADLAALQSALPQMILVLQQCLDNTFSEGVRQILDVFENMCMLEAPILSAHLSELVACFVQNSANRDHEEDLRLMCLNSLVWTIQYKRSRIQSTGLAKPMIEKLMPVATEEDSDDVEEDTPSRLALRVIDQLATELPPNHVFPVLFEQVQAYANNPDAMHRKAAMMAFGVSVEGCSEYIRPHMNELLPFVEHGMKDESPVVRKASCITLGCLCEMLDDECAAKHAVFLPLIMELINAPETQRPACTALDALLEVMGDDIAQYLPAIMERLTGLLETAPIAVKATITGAIGSAAHAAKEGFAPYFPALMQRVQPFLALTEEGEEIDLRGITTDTIGTFAEAVGADMFRPYLPDMMRVTVESLAMDEPRLRECAYIFFAVMSRVFKEDFGPYLEHVVPKMLASFSQSEHEGMDDGAAALSYGGGDDEDDGFVDMEELTNSFLNVSTAVAIEKEVAADSLGELFQFTRGAFLPYLEKATEELIGVTTHFYQGIRKSAVASLFTFISTLHSLCDSPAWVPGDTNGVQLDPNVEKIAQVIMPAIMETWEAEDDRTAAIEICQSFASCLNKCGPGLISPQWIEPTCQLTMQILEKKAPSQIDPEADEDEETEDSSEYESVLISAAMDLVGAMAYVLCDSFMTPMRQFLPLLCKYYSPGRSVTDRATAIGSLGEITVNMKRAITPFTQDILAILSHAVGDEDASVRSNAAFAAGVLIEHSDSDLSQHYMPLLTALQSYFHKSSGESDELKTARDNACGCLARMMIKDANAVPLDQALPVLFSALPLEKDYAEWTPILLCMIQLIQTNNPAAMQHVDTILQLFRHVLSSDEDMLGGQLRGQLVAFVSQLHSQAPEKISANGLDAFLV